One Vulcanisaeta thermophila genomic region harbors:
- a CDS encoding dihydropteroate synthase: MIVSFLGRLALGDGYSVRLMGVVNVSHESFFKGSVVRSVDEAIRVVGGMVSNGVDVIDVGGMSTAPYNRTWVSVDEELNRVVPIVRAIKREFPDLVVSVDTFRSRVAEEALNAGADVINDVTGLRGDPGMARVVANHGASVVIMAREVRPTTGLDPVTRTITALRESISIALNAGVDERRIVVDPGVGAWPPLEIDPALHGGEPLSPDYVRGDPRYPWYVWDSMLIMSVGRIRSELGRPVLIGISRKSFLTKLMRRNAPPEGRLYASVSAEAIAVLMGVDAVRTHNVAETRDAVRVAEALRLCLNTRECPEGLVKFLA; encoded by the coding sequence ATGATTGTTAGTTTCCTGGGTCGTTTGGCGTTGGGTGATGGGTACTCAGTGAGGCTTATGGGTGTTGTTAATGTAAGCCATGAATCCTTCTTCAAGGGCTCCGTGGTTAGGTCTGTGGATGAGGCGATCAGGGTTGTGGGTGGTATGGTAAGTAATGGCGTTGATGTCATCGATGTTGGGGGTATGTCCACAGCACCCTACAACAGGACCTGGGTTAGTGTGGATGAGGAGTTGAACCGTGTCGTACCCATCGTGAGGGCCATTAAGAGGGAGTTCCCGGATTTAGTGGTCTCCGTGGACACCTTCAGATCCAGGGTCGCTGAGGAAGCATTGAACGCGGGTGCCGACGTGATTAACGACGTGACCGGGCTCAGGGGTGATCCTGGAATGGCCAGGGTTGTGGCTAATCACGGGGCTTCCGTGGTCATTATGGCTAGGGAGGTGAGACCGACCACGGGGCTTGACCCAGTGACTAGGACCATCACCGCCCTCAGGGAGAGTATCTCCATAGCACTGAACGCGGGTGTTGATGAGAGGCGTATAGTGGTGGATCCAGGTGTTGGTGCATGGCCACCCCTTGAAATCGACCCGGCACTCCATGGTGGTGAGCCCCTGAGCCCCGATTATGTACGTGGTGACCCAAGGTACCCCTGGTACGTGTGGGACTCCATGCTAATAATGAGTGTTGGCAGGATAAGGAGTGAGTTGGGTAGGCCAGTACTCATTGGCATTTCCAGGAAGTCCTTCCTCACCAAACTCATGAGGAGAAACGCACCACCTGAGGGTCGTTTATACGCCTCTGTGTCCGCCGAGGCCATTGCAGTGCTCATGGGGGTGGATGCGGTTAGGACTCACAATGTGGCCGAGACCAGGGATGCCGTTAGGGTGGCTGAGGCCCTGAGACTATGCCTAAACACCAGGGAGTGCCCAGAGGGGCTTGTTAAGTTCCTGGCATAA